Proteins encoded by one window of Thermobaculum terrenum ATCC BAA-798:
- a CDS encoding MarR family winged helix-turn-helix transcriptional regulator — protein MSNKTEPDISEKNSSGKGESTKAREIARISSLLRSFGVANLAYAISLAERLDMTLSDLAAVEHIHTYGDLTPKQLANNLKMSTGSITALLDRLEEAGYLRRDPHPHDRRSLILHITDHAIEDIRHVQSEFVSEVHQILNRYSEDELQIIEDFLNKLIPVLVKHSHYRRLVKHND, from the coding sequence ATGAGTAATAAAACAGAACCAGACATAAGTGAAAAGAATTCATCAGGCAAGGGAGAGAGTACAAAGGCGAGGGAAATAGCCAGAATATCATCTCTCCTGAGGTCTTTTGGAGTGGCCAACCTGGCCTACGCAATAAGTCTTGCAGAGAGACTGGACATGACGCTATCAGATTTGGCAGCTGTGGAACATATACATACTTACGGTGACTTAACCCCCAAGCAGCTGGCCAATAATCTAAAGATGAGCACCGGATCAATAACCGCCTTGCTGGATAGGCTTGAGGAAGCAGGTTACCTTCGTAGAGATCCGCATCCTCACGATCGCAGGAGCCTGATACTTCACATTACAGATCATGCGATCGAAGATATAAGACATGTACAATCAGAGTTCGTCTCTGAGGTACATCAGATATTAAACAGATACTCAGAAGACGAACTCCAAATAATAGAGGATTTTCTGAACAAGTTAATACCAGTACTTGTTAAGCATTCTCACTATAGGAGATTAGTTAAGCATAACGACTAG
- a CDS encoding TIGR00730 family Rossman fold protein: MSSSNSYQKPSTPTRRDQELNRGTRLGKPTEDERLLETREKMPDFTDTDPWRVFRIMGEFVEGFDTLAHIYPAVAIFGSARVTREDPMYQMARDVARRLSSEGFSIITGGGPGIMEAANRGAQEGGSPSIGLNIELPFEQGTNPYIDISINFHYFFVRKMMFVKYSEAFVVFPGGFGTLDELFEALTLIQTGKIQNFPLVLVNSRYWQGLIEWLKEPMLAEGKISPEDLDLIRIADTAEDVVQIINECWRRPEDILHEQQHKNIANPQKADAQ, encoded by the coding sequence ATGTCAAGCTCAAACTCCTATCAAAAACCTTCCACCCCTACCAGAAGAGATCAAGAGTTGAACAGGGGAACACGCCTGGGTAAACCAACAGAAGACGAGCGACTACTTGAAACCCGGGAAAAGATGCCGGACTTCACCGATACGGACCCCTGGAGGGTCTTCCGTATCATGGGAGAGTTCGTTGAAGGCTTCGATACTTTGGCTCACATATATCCCGCGGTGGCAATTTTTGGTTCTGCAAGGGTCACAAGAGAAGACCCAATGTACCAAATGGCAAGGGATGTAGCTAGAAGACTTTCAAGCGAAGGTTTTTCTATCATAACCGGTGGCGGGCCCGGAATAATGGAAGCAGCTAACAGAGGAGCACAAGAAGGAGGATCGCCTTCTATTGGGCTCAACATAGAGCTGCCATTTGAGCAAGGCACCAACCCTTACATAGATATATCTATAAACTTTCACTACTTCTTCGTCCGTAAGATGATGTTCGTCAAATACTCCGAAGCCTTTGTGGTCTTCCCTGGAGGGTTTGGAACTCTAGATGAGCTATTCGAAGCACTTACTTTGATCCAAACTGGTAAGATCCAGAACTTTCCTTTGGTACTGGTAAACAGTCGATACTGGCAGGGGCTAATAGAATGGCTTAAGGAGCCAATGCTGGCTGAAGGGAAGATATCTCCAGAAGATCTGGACCTAATAAGGATAGCCGACACTGCTGAAGACGTAGTACAGATAATAAACGAATGTTGGAGAAGACCTGAAGACATACTCCACGAACAGCAACATAAGAACATAGCAAACCCTCAAAAGGCTGATGCCCAGTAG
- the ispD gene encoding 2-C-methyl-D-erythritol 4-phosphate cytidylyltransferase has protein sequence MRNDSVVGAVIVAAGTSSRMSGIDKLWIDLGGKPVIYHSICAFQLLNDIDVIVVVTSATNQEKIRELCRRESLDKVVSVCLGGNTRQQSVLCGLREIPNASLVAIHDGARPLVTPEVIKRGIITAAEKGAAIAAVPAKSTYKVVDNQGKILSTPNRESLWEAQTPQVFNYMDILSAHERAAHQYEVFTDDASLMESMGRDVWVYEGDYRNIKITTFEDVLIARTLIDNRLAKG, from the coding sequence GTGAGGAATGACTCTGTTGTCGGTGCTGTTATAGTTGCGGCTGGTACGAGCTCTCGCATGTCTGGGATAGATAAGCTTTGGATAGACTTGGGGGGTAAACCTGTAATTTATCATTCTATCTGCGCCTTCCAGCTACTGAATGATATAGATGTGATCGTGGTGGTTACATCGGCCACGAATCAAGAGAAAATTAGAGAGCTATGCCGTAGGGAGTCCCTAGATAAGGTTGTAAGCGTCTGTCTGGGCGGCAATACACGTCAGCAGAGTGTGCTTTGTGGACTTAGGGAGATACCTAACGCTAGTTTAGTAGCCATACACGATGGGGCTCGTCCCTTGGTTACCCCAGAGGTTATAAAGAGAGGGATAATTACAGCTGCCGAGAAGGGAGCTGCTATTGCTGCTGTACCTGCGAAGAGCACATACAAGGTGGTCGATAACCAAGGCAAAATATTGTCCACTCCTAATAGAGAAAGCCTTTGGGAAGCCCAGACTCCTCAAGTCTTCAACTATATGGACATTCTAAGTGCACACGAGAGGGCGGCTCATCAATATGAGGTTTTTACAGACGATGCTTCACTGATGGAGTCCATGGGTCGTGATGTGTGGGTCTATGAGGGAGATTATAGAAATATCAAGATAACCACATTTGAAGATGTCCTTATAGCGAGAACTTTGATAGATAACCGGCTTGCAAAAGGCTAA
- a CDS encoding cysteine desulfurase family protein, whose amino-acid sequence MLSLPIYLDNNATTPLDPRVLQEMMPFLQEHFGNPASTTHAYGWVAEEAVNLARERIALSIGANPEEIIFTSGATESDNLAILGMIRPGDHLIVSSVEHKAVLDPARFLQACGVEVTFLGVDQYGQVDPHDVEQAIKRNTKLISIMLANNEVGTINPIRDISEIAHTYNIVMHTDAAQALGKIPVSVQELGIDLMSLSAHKCYGPKGIGALYIRKSIRHKLQPIIRGGGHEKGLRSGTLNVPGIVGFGKAAEIASDNVLEEKLRLQRMRDLLWEKLSHSLTDIKMNGHPIYRLPNTLNVTFKGISASELLAELSGVAASSGSACTSAHPEPSHVLLAMGIGEEEAKSTIRFSLGRFNTEREIEEAAQQIILTVGRIKQYKKTA is encoded by the coding sequence ATGCTTAGCCTGCCAATATATCTAGATAACAACGCCACAACCCCACTGGACCCAAGAGTCCTGCAAGAGATGATGCCTTTTCTCCAAGAACACTTTGGAAATCCAGCTTCTACTACACATGCTTATGGGTGGGTAGCTGAGGAGGCGGTTAACTTAGCAAGAGAGAGGATAGCGCTCTCTATAGGAGCAAATCCAGAGGAAATAATATTCACTAGCGGCGCAACGGAATCAGACAACTTGGCAATACTAGGGATGATCAGACCTGGGGATCATCTAATAGTGAGCTCAGTGGAGCACAAAGCAGTGTTGGATCCCGCCAGATTCTTGCAGGCATGTGGGGTGGAGGTAACTTTCTTAGGAGTGGATCAATATGGGCAGGTTGATCCACATGATGTGGAACAAGCAATTAAGCGAAACACAAAATTGATCTCTATAATGCTAGCTAATAATGAAGTAGGTACCATAAATCCTATCCGTGATATCTCCGAGATAGCTCACACGTATAACATAGTCATGCACACAGATGCTGCTCAAGCCCTCGGCAAAATCCCCGTCAGTGTGCAGGAGCTCGGAATAGATCTGATGAGTCTTTCAGCACACAAGTGTTATGGACCAAAAGGTATAGGGGCTTTGTATATCAGGAAGTCCATAAGACACAAGCTACAACCCATCATACGAGGCGGGGGGCATGAGAAAGGATTAAGAAGCGGAACTCTGAACGTGCCTGGCATAGTTGGTTTTGGCAAGGCAGCTGAAATAGCTTCCGACAACGTACTAGAAGAGAAACTTAGGCTACAGAGAATGCGAGATCTTCTCTGGGAGAAGCTGAGCCACTCTCTAACGGATATAAAGATGAACGGACATCCAATATATAGACTCCCCAACACGCTGAACGTAACATTCAAAGGCATTAGTGCTTCAGAACTGCTAGCTGAACTTTCTGGTGTAGCTGCCTCTTCTGGGTCGGCGTGCACATCAGCCCATCCAGAGCCCTCGCACGTCTTGTTAGCGATGGGAATCGGAGAAGAGGAGGCAAAGTCAACCATAAGATTCAGCCTTGGTAGATTCAACACCGAGAGAGAGATAGAAGAGGCAGCTCAACAGATAATATTGACTGTAGGCCGCATCAAGCAGTACAAGAAGACAGCGTGA
- the ispF gene encoding 2-C-methyl-D-erythritol 2,4-cyclodiphosphate synthase: MRSGIGFDAHRFVVGRKLVIGGVAIPHHMGLEGHSDADVLTHAIIDALLGAASMGDIGTLFSSDDPDLAGVDSTKLLAKVCEYVRGAGWDIDHVDSTIIAQAPRMSPYIGAMRDKISKVMEIPLTSVSIKATTTDGLGPWGREEGIAALAVCNISRKDE, translated from the coding sequence TTGCGAAGCGGAATAGGATTTGATGCCCACAGGTTCGTAGTAGGACGGAAATTGGTGATCGGAGGGGTGGCTATACCTCACCATATGGGACTTGAGGGGCATTCTGATGCTGACGTTCTAACACATGCGATCATAGATGCTTTGCTGGGGGCGGCTTCTATGGGTGATATTGGTACTTTGTTCTCTTCGGATGATCCTGATCTCGCAGGAGTGGATAGTACAAAACTTTTGGCAAAAGTGTGTGAGTATGTTAGAGGGGCTGGCTGGGATATAGATCATGTAGATTCCACGATAATCGCCCAAGCACCGAGGATGTCTCCTTACATTGGTGCTATGAGAGATAAGATCTCCAAAGTTATGGAGATACCATTGACCAGCGTTAGTATCAAAGCTACTACGACTGATGGTCTGGGACCGTGGGGGAGAGAAGAGGGTATTGCCGCTCTAGCTGTGTGCAATATAAGTCGCAAGGACGAATAA
- the rny gene encoding ribonuclease Y: MPDALTFVIAGIALVVGAGASYLYLRFISNNQIREAERLRDRISEEAATKQKQILLEAQAEAIRIRNEAEAEVKERRADLARAERRLQQKEENLDRKIEALERREQKIQARDQESERIRNELEKIKQEQMLVLQQRAEMTKEEAKAELLRQVEAEAREDAARIIRQIESEAKEEAERRAQMIVAYAIQRIGTEYASEVSVSTVPLPNEDMKGRIIGKEGRNIRAFEEATGVDVIIDDTPEVVTLSAFDPIRREVARRALTKLISDGRIHPARIEELVSKAQQEVEAEIKEAGEQAAMEAGVQGLHPELIRLLGRLKYRTSYGQNQLRHAVETSLIAAALAAELGADVNVAKTAGLLHDIGKAVSHEVEGPHALIGAEIARRLGRSPKIVHAIAAHHEEEEPQTVEAVIVAAADAISGSRPGARRESVEQYIKRLQALEEVANSFEGVEKSYAIQAGREIRIIVKPDHVDDLEAAKLARNVVRKIEESLSYPGQIKVTVIRETRNVEYAR, encoded by the coding sequence ATGCCAGACGCGCTAACTTTCGTGATCGCTGGCATAGCGCTGGTGGTAGGCGCAGGCGCCTCTTACCTCTACCTTCGCTTCATTTCCAATAATCAGATACGCGAAGCTGAGAGATTGCGCGATAGAATATCCGAAGAAGCTGCCACAAAGCAGAAGCAAATTCTACTGGAAGCTCAGGCAGAAGCTATTCGAATCAGGAATGAAGCAGAGGCAGAGGTTAAAGAACGCCGAGCAGACCTAGCCCGCGCTGAGCGCCGGCTTCAGCAGAAGGAAGAGAATCTTGACCGTAAGATAGAGGCCCTTGAAAGACGAGAGCAAAAGATACAAGCTCGTGATCAAGAGTCTGAGAGAATACGTAATGAGCTTGAAAAGATCAAGCAGGAGCAGATGTTAGTCCTCCAGCAGAGGGCTGAGATGACAAAAGAAGAAGCCAAAGCCGAACTTCTCAGACAGGTGGAGGCAGAAGCCCGAGAAGATGCAGCTCGGATCATCAGACAGATAGAATCAGAAGCCAAGGAAGAGGCAGAGCGCAGGGCCCAGATGATAGTGGCATACGCTATCCAACGCATAGGCACCGAGTACGCCAGTGAGGTCAGTGTATCTACCGTACCACTTCCCAACGAGGATATGAAGGGAAGGATCATCGGTAAGGAAGGGCGCAACATACGAGCCTTCGAAGAAGCCACTGGTGTTGACGTCATTATAGACGATACACCAGAAGTAGTTACTCTTTCTGCTTTTGATCCTATAAGGCGTGAGGTCGCTAGAAGAGCTCTTACTAAGCTAATCAGTGACGGCAGGATACATCCAGCTCGTATAGAGGAATTGGTAAGCAAAGCTCAGCAGGAGGTAGAAGCTGAAATCAAAGAAGCTGGTGAGCAGGCAGCAATGGAGGCAGGGGTGCAAGGACTACACCCTGAACTGATTAGGCTTCTAGGAAGGCTCAAGTATCGTACTAGCTATGGCCAAAACCAACTGAGACATGCGGTAGAGACCTCCCTGATAGCCGCTGCTTTAGCGGCTGAGCTCGGAGCCGATGTGAACGTCGCCAAGACAGCCGGCTTACTGCATGACATAGGTAAGGCTGTGAGCCACGAGGTAGAAGGTCCTCATGCTCTCATAGGCGCTGAGATAGCTCGCAGACTTGGCAGATCGCCCAAGATCGTGCACGCTATAGCTGCACACCACGAAGAAGAAGAGCCACAAACTGTTGAAGCAGTCATAGTGGCTGCTGCAGATGCCATTTCAGGTAGTCGCCCCGGTGCTAGACGTGAAAGCGTCGAGCAATATATCAAGCGATTACAAGCGCTGGAGGAAGTAGCCAATTCCTTTGAGGGCGTTGAGAAATCCTACGCCATACAGGCAGGAAGAGAGATCAGGATAATAGTCAAACCAGATCACGTAGATGATCTAGAAGCTGCAAAGCTTGCACGAAACGTTGTCCGCAAGATCGAGGAGAGCCTGAGTTACCCAGGCCAGATAAAGGTAACGGTAATAAGAGAAACCCGCAACGTTGAATATGCTAGATAA
- the crcB gene encoding fluoride efflux transporter CrcB, which yields MSLNYLIVGIGGFLGANARYILGGWLASKWSTAFPFETLIINVSGSFVLCLFMTLALERFEIPIEYRQFFAIGFLGAYTTFSTLTFETIELLQQGRVLYALLNILGSGVLGLLAGYLGVISGRAI from the coding sequence ATGAGCTTGAACTATCTAATAGTTGGGATAGGAGGTTTTCTGGGAGCCAATGCTAGATACATACTTGGAGGGTGGCTAGCTTCCAAGTGGTCCACTGCCTTTCCATTCGAAACATTGATAATCAACGTAAGTGGTAGCTTCGTGTTGTGCTTGTTCATGACTCTAGCCTTAGAAAGGTTTGAGATACCTATAGAGTACCGGCAGTTCTTCGCTATAGGCTTTCTTGGAGCTTATACCACTTTCTCTACGCTAACTTTCGAAACCATAGAGCTCCTCCAGCAAGGAAGAGTGTTATATGCGTTACTTAATATCCTAGGTAGTGGAGTGTTAGGATTACTTGCGGGCTATCTAGGAGTAATATCGGGCAGAGCTATCTAA
- a CDS encoding PIN/TRAM domain-containing protein, giving the protein MNIRLVIRLFVAILLGLIGWQLGYSAAAALDPLFRWAWIVGLSGVFIGALLGLLFAPYLTIVPFNAVRKWIASVAVSDLVAAGVGLILGLVISALVTFPLRALPGFLGNLMPLLAAIAITYVCIMVVVMRHREIAEYVTERKFLTGAPRKGFVVGNRYILDTSSIVDGRIADIVSTGFLSGDLIVPQFILRELQAIADSQDSLKRARGRRGLDVLAALQESSNVRVEIFEGHIEAGEDVDSKLLYLAKDLSAPIITNDYNLNKIATLQGVKILNVNELAHALRPVLLPGEDLTVKIIQEGKEYNQGVGYLDDGTMVVVEGGKSKMNCEVDVVVTRVLQTVAGRMVFAQLADVERDAR; this is encoded by the coding sequence ATGAACATCAGGCTCGTGATCAGGCTGTTCGTTGCCATTTTGTTGGGCCTGATTGGTTGGCAATTGGGTTATTCGGCAGCGGCAGCCTTAGATCCTTTATTTAGATGGGCTTGGATAGTAGGACTATCTGGAGTCTTTATAGGTGCTCTACTAGGTTTATTGTTTGCTCCTTATTTGACTATAGTCCCTTTCAACGCCGTCAGAAAATGGATAGCTTCGGTTGCTGTTAGCGATTTAGTTGCTGCGGGCGTAGGACTAATACTAGGACTTGTAATTTCCGCTCTGGTTACCTTCCCGTTGAGAGCCCTTCCTGGTTTTTTAGGTAACCTAATGCCTCTGCTTGCTGCTATAGCTATTACTTATGTCTGCATAATGGTGGTAGTTATGCGGCATAGAGAAATCGCAGAATACGTGACTGAACGCAAGTTCCTAACAGGCGCTCCCAGGAAAGGGTTTGTAGTAGGCAATAGGTACATATTGGATACTAGCTCTATCGTTGATGGCCGCATTGCAGACATAGTTTCTACAGGCTTCCTATCCGGCGATCTAATAGTTCCTCAGTTCATACTTAGGGAGTTACAGGCAATTGCTGACTCACAGGATTCTCTAAAGCGCGCTCGTGGTAGAAGGGGGTTAGATGTGTTGGCAGCTCTCCAAGAAAGCAGCAACGTTAGAGTTGAGATATTTGAGGGGCATATCGAGGCCGGTGAGGATGTAGATAGCAAGCTGTTATACCTAGCTAAGGATCTGTCAGCACCGATAATTACCAATGATTACAATCTCAACAAGATAGCTACCCTGCAAGGCGTGAAGATACTCAATGTGAATGAGTTAGCACACGCACTTCGTCCAGTATTGCTTCCTGGTGAAGACCTAACCGTGAAGATCATACAAGAAGGGAAGGAATATAACCAGGGAGTTGGCTACCTTGATGATGGCACTATGGTAGTCGTTGAAGGTGGCAAATCCAAGATGAACTGTGAGGTAGATGTGGTAGTCACACGCGTTCTACAGACCGTGGCGGGCAGGATGGTATTTGCTCAACTTGCAGATGTGGAGCGTGATGCAAGGTGA
- a CDS encoding MFS transporter gives MDGNPASVDVAPKTGRYYKFRWLGMALLSLGVSLIIVDATIVNVAVPYIIRDLGINLNDAEWINSIYSLVFAALLVSVGKLGDRVGRKLIFLLGLIVFVGSSALAGLAPSGSLLILARLFQGIGGAMILPSTLSIVNATFRGKERAIAFGIWGGIIGGMAALGPLLGGWLTTSLSWRWAFYINLPLGAIAFIGGLLFIAESRDEDIRPGWDFTGFVLLTLGLLSLVFGLIEGQRYGWWIPQQKFDLLSFSWPYDSVSPIPVAILIAALCITLFLLVERARIRRGDVVLADLRLFRIPSFAYGNATALIVSLGEFGIIFVLSLFLQGALGYTAFRAGLLLLGVAGGSFVASGLVPRVASRLGARRAVNLGMALEGIGIFTLAPLIYSQVSGVRLLPSLIIYGMGVGFATSQLTSVILADVPTAQSGQASGLQSTSRQIGSAIGIALIGTTLASRLGHETAQQLSQIPGLPSATKDRFVDLISSTAGQVLTTLRGTPGSEAIVKAGESALSNATGTAAIVAGVFVLLGFILSLRLPASNES, from the coding sequence ATGGATGGCAATCCTGCTTCTGTAGATGTCGCTCCTAAAACTGGTCGCTACTATAAGTTCCGTTGGCTAGGAATGGCTCTCTTAAGCTTAGGGGTTTCCCTAATAATCGTGGATGCTACCATTGTCAATGTGGCTGTGCCTTACATAATTAGGGACCTAGGAATCAATCTGAATGATGCGGAATGGATAAATAGCATCTACTCATTGGTCTTTGCTGCTCTCTTGGTAAGCGTTGGTAAGCTTGGCGATAGGGTAGGGCGAAAACTGATCTTCTTACTGGGGCTGATAGTATTCGTTGGGTCCAGTGCATTGGCGGGCCTTGCACCTAGTGGTTCATTACTGATACTTGCTAGGTTGTTTCAAGGCATCGGAGGAGCGATGATATTGCCGTCCACGTTATCTATAGTGAACGCTACATTTAGAGGAAAGGAGAGGGCTATTGCCTTTGGTATATGGGGTGGAATTATAGGAGGGATGGCCGCTCTGGGACCATTGCTTGGAGGATGGCTCACAACCAGCCTCTCCTGGCGATGGGCCTTCTACATTAATCTGCCATTAGGTGCTATAGCTTTCATAGGTGGTCTTCTATTCATAGCTGAAAGTAGGGATGAGGATATACGCCCAGGATGGGATTTTACTGGATTTGTCTTGCTGACTTTGGGGTTATTGTCTTTGGTATTTGGCCTTATTGAAGGTCAGAGGTATGGCTGGTGGATACCTCAGCAGAAATTCGATCTTCTAAGCTTTTCCTGGCCATATGATTCTGTATCACCAATACCTGTAGCTATCTTGATAGCAGCTTTATGTATAACTCTTTTCTTATTGGTTGAGCGAGCTAGAATCCGTAGGGGAGATGTAGTTCTCGCCGATCTAAGGCTGTTTAGAATTCCGAGCTTCGCTTATGGTAATGCCACTGCATTGATCGTGAGTTTGGGTGAATTTGGGATCATATTTGTACTGTCGTTGTTCCTGCAGGGAGCTCTAGGATATACGGCATTTAGGGCAGGACTGTTGCTTCTGGGTGTTGCTGGTGGGTCTTTTGTGGCTAGCGGGCTTGTACCCAGGGTGGCCTCCAGGCTGGGTGCTAGAAGGGCTGTTAATCTGGGAATGGCCTTAGAGGGTATAGGTATATTTACTTTGGCACCTCTGATATACTCTCAGGTAAGTGGGGTTAGGCTTCTGCCATCATTGATTATCTATGGAATGGGGGTTGGTTTTGCCACATCCCAGCTCACAAGTGTGATTCTCGCCGATGTCCCCACAGCTCAATCAGGGCAAGCCTCAGGCTTGCAGAGCACAAGTAGGCAGATAGGTTCTGCTATAGGCATAGCCTTGATTGGAACCACTCTAGCCTCAAGGCTAGGTCACGAAACTGCTCAACAGTTGTCACAGATCCCTGGCCTGCCCTCTGCTACCAAGGATCGATTCGTTGATTTGATAAGTAGCACCGCTGGTCAAGTATTGACTACTCTTAGGGGTACTCCTGGATCTGAAGCTATCGTCAAGGCCGGAGAATCAGCCCTATCGAATGCTACTGGCACAGCGGCGATTGTAGCTGGTGTATTTGTCCTCCTGGGGTTTATACTCAGCCTACGGCTGCCGGCTTCTAACGAGAGTTAA
- a CDS encoding LLM class flavin-dependent oxidoreductase yields the protein MRFGVNIPAFDQLSNPKEIARLARMAEDSGWNGFFIWDDLIRDNGPCGDTTVCLAAIAMSTTKISFGPMVIALPRRHPWKVAREAVSLDILSDGRLILGIGLGDPPESYERLGQIGDIKYRARWTDEALRVIELLWRGEETNFRGEYLRVDGVRFTPVPIQKPRIPIWIGGWWPNKGPMRRAAKWDGAIPGKWEQILSPQEAAEIRDFIASNRADSTSFDLAVSGITPHDDHNKAAEIVRPYIEVGVTWWIEDLGPTRFGTSWEIKPEQITEIEARIVAGPPRI from the coding sequence ATGAGGTTTGGAGTCAATATACCTGCTTTTGACCAGTTATCGAATCCTAAAGAAATAGCTAGGCTAGCAAGGATGGCTGAGGATTCAGGATGGAATGGTTTCTTCATATGGGACGATCTGATAAGGGACAATGGTCCCTGTGGAGATACTACGGTTTGCCTGGCCGCGATCGCGATGAGCACCACCAAGATAAGTTTTGGGCCGATGGTAATAGCACTCCCTAGAAGACATCCGTGGAAGGTAGCGAGAGAAGCGGTGTCGCTCGATATTCTAAGTGATGGCAGACTAATACTAGGTATAGGTCTAGGAGATCCTCCAGAATCGTATGAAAGGTTAGGGCAAATCGGAGATATAAAATACCGGGCTAGGTGGACAGATGAAGCTCTAAGGGTAATAGAGTTATTGTGGAGAGGTGAGGAAACTAACTTCAGAGGGGAATACCTAAGGGTAGATGGAGTAAGATTTACACCAGTACCCATCCAAAAACCCAGAATACCCATATGGATCGGTGGTTGGTGGCCTAACAAAGGACCTATGAGAAGAGCTGCCAAGTGGGATGGCGCTATACCTGGCAAATGGGAGCAAATTTTGTCCCCACAGGAAGCAGCTGAAATCCGAGATTTCATAGCCAGTAATCGGGCCGATAGTACATCTTTTGATCTAGCAGTTAGCGGGATAACACCTCACGATGATCATAACAAGGCTGCGGAGATAGTTAGGCCATACATCGAAGTAGGAGTTACTTGGTGGATAGAGGATCTTGGTCCTACTAGATTCGGTACAAGCTGGGAAATCAAGCCTGAACAGATAACGGAAATAGAGGCTCGTATTGTTGCGGGACCTCCAAGGATCTAA
- a CDS encoding MFS transporter: MEDIKTQRSTTTTIRSHAFRFIVLVGIVSLFADMTYEGARGIIGPYLAVLGASGAVVGFVAGFGELLGYAFRLVSGYISDRTRQYWLTTILGYVINLGAVPLLALTGNWQLAAILVIAERMGKALRVPARDAMLSHAASQIGTGKGFGIHEALDQIGAVVGPLIVAATLFFTSGSYRTGFAVLAIPAILSIATLIAARVMYPAPHKLEIRQIELETQGLRGVFWVYMLAIGLIAAGYADFPLIAYHFQKANLFSQDAIPILYTVAMGTDALAALFLGALFDRMGMLSLAIGTVLSALFAPLSFLGNAYLSVIGVIMWGIGMGAQESIMRAAVSRMVPADRRGAAFGVFNTGYGLFWFGGSLLMGVLYDISIPLLVLFSVLVQVASVVIILSLRGRLRLA, encoded by the coding sequence ATGGAAGATATAAAGACTCAAAGAAGTACCACCACTACAATTCGCTCTCACGCATTCCGGTTCATTGTGCTTGTAGGGATTGTAAGCCTCTTCGCAGACATGACCTATGAGGGAGCAAGGGGAATTATAGGTCCTTATCTAGCTGTTCTGGGAGCCAGTGGAGCGGTGGTGGGATTCGTGGCAGGTTTTGGCGAATTACTTGGTTACGCTTTTAGACTAGTCAGTGGATATATCAGCGATCGCACAAGGCAATACTGGCTAACCACGATACTTGGATACGTAATCAACCTGGGAGCTGTGCCTCTCCTTGCCCTCACAGGTAACTGGCAACTTGCAGCCATATTGGTAATTGCTGAAAGAATGGGGAAGGCCCTAAGGGTACCAGCTCGTGATGCAATGCTCTCACACGCAGCATCACAAATAGGAACTGGCAAGGGCTTTGGAATACATGAAGCTCTGGACCAGATCGGGGCTGTAGTAGGACCTCTGATAGTTGCTGCTACGCTGTTTTTTACATCCGGTAGTTATAGGACAGGATTTGCTGTATTGGCTATACCAGCAATCCTATCTATAGCAACGCTAATAGCAGCCAGAGTTATGTACCCTGCTCCACACAAACTAGAGATAAGACAAATAGAGCTCGAAACTCAAGGGCTAAGGGGAGTTTTCTGGGTTTACATGTTAGCTATAGGGCTGATAGCTGCCGGTTATGCGGATTTCCCACTTATAGCCTATCACTTCCAAAAAGCTAACCTCTTCTCGCAGGATGCTATACCGATCTTATACACGGTAGCGATGGGCACAGACGCCCTAGCTGCTCTATTCCTAGGTGCGCTTTTCGATCGTATGGGGATGTTGTCTTTGGCGATCGGGACCGTGCTCTCAGCACTTTTTGCACCATTATCTTTCCTTGGTAATGCGTACCTGTCAGTCATAGGGGTAATAATGTGGGGTATAGGAATGGGAGCGCAAGAATCTATTATGAGAGCGGCGGTCTCTAGGATGGTACCAGCAGATAGAAGAGGCGCAGCCTTCGGTGTATTTAACACTGGCTACGGGCTATTCTGGTTCGGCGGTAGTCTACTTATGGGAGTTTTGTATGATATCTCTATACCACTGCTGGTGTTATTCTCGGTATTAGTACAAGTCGCATCAGTGGTAATAATCTTGTCATTGCGCGGGAGATTACGACTGGCCTGA